The genomic stretch GTTTCAATTGTTTTTACTATTGTGTCGTCCAACTGCAATGCCATTATCAATAGAACTCTAAgccaaaaatattactccctccgtcccaactaagttgagacaaaTATTTTGGGCacggaaattaagaaattgtgttgaaaagtaggagagaagaataaagtaggaaagataaagagagagtagagtagatatggaataaagtaagagtgatgggatgttttgtttttttgttaaaaaaggaaatgactcaacttagttggaacatcccaaacaggaatacgactcaacttagttgggacggagagagtaattaatactactatgtaCTATGACTAATCAATGAAAATCAAGTAACCTTCCAATATTGAGCTGGTTCATTAATGTAGGATGAAATCTGAAGAGCATCGTTTGCTTTTGTCATGGCATCGACTAGCATGAGTTCTACTGCCTGAAAAGACTCATTATGAGATTATGTGCTTCAGATGGAAGTCACAAAATAACAAGAAAGTATGGATCAGGCACCTTCACTTTTGCATGCATATAGACAGTGCGGTGCAAATCCGCTCGAGCAGCAAATAACTTGTGAATGGTAAGATCTGACATATGACGCAAggcatatattaatttaaaggATATTACAAGAAAATAAACTTATAGATACAAATACTTACACTCCTTAGCACGATAGCATATCTCATCATCTATCACTCTCATAGTTTCCAAGACTCTGCAAGTGAAAGCTTTAATTGGAAAATGGGAAGAGCTAAAAGGAAAACTTTCATGAAGCCTAAATACATGTCTCctctatttcaataattttttaaaatattgaagCATACCTCTGATACTCAAAGTTGCAGCCCAAACCACAAGCCCTGGAGTCACGGACAATGTAATCAAATCTGCAGACAAATGGTAATTACTTTCTGACTCCCGCCAAAATAACATTTCATCACAGCATATGTTTCAAGAAGGAAGTGAAGTGAGAAAGAAATGTACTTGTCAACATCAATTCCGTTGCGTCCATTAGCAACAATGTCATATAagaatttcttttcttttgagcTCTAAATGAAAATCAACAGTGCAATGGTTATAAGATCAGGCAGAGAAAAGCTTTAACTACAGCCAAACAATATTGTTAATACTGAGACCAATTCATCACAATACTTACTTTAAATTCATCCTTCTCAGAGGCAATTATCATTTCCTGGcaacacaaaaagaaaaaagaaaagaatcatGGAGTGTTGTTGTGAAAGAAAAAGAACAGAATTATGGGGCTATGGTTTTTTTAGGTGAGCTCAAATATGATGGATTTTAAAGCTCAGATTCTGAAATCTCTTATAGGCATATTAGACAATAGATACCATTTCTTCTGAtataggagtagtattatttttctaccttatattttctttttattattttgattccccATTCTGTGAAGTTGTTATCAGTTTAGGTAAATACAGAATCTCCAATTGAAATGTGGTACCAACTAGAGTTCCAGCTTGCATTCTCAAGTTGTGAACACTGTATAACCTTCACTGTAATATATAACAAAAATTACGACTCTACCTACTAAAACACAAACATTAAGATTACAAGATTAATATTTAGCAAATCAAACCTTCACTTTCTTAAGAAAGTCAGACTCAATGTCGATGTTATGCTCGTCTACAATATAGTCTATCATCTTCAGAGACATTTCTTCATGAGACCTGCAGAAATCATTCCGTATTTAACTTGATTAGCAGTTAAGCAGTTGAGAACAGCTTCCAACAAGGTCCAAAAGGTTTCAGGTAATAAAGAactgaaatggaaaaaataCGGTTAATGCATGCATAAATTACAGTTCCAGGAAAAATTCACATGAAGTTCACTTTAGCACCAAGAAATCCCCATGCCATGAGTCGCTGggtataatttttaaaaattctatcAAGCATGGCAATAGCAATTCTTATTACCAAAACCATAATTAGTAAGGGACTAAGGGCTTGATCTCAAGATAACCACAAACTTTAAGGAATAAACAGGTGAGCTAAAACGAAGCAGTGCACCAAAAGATTGATAAGAGGGGAAATGATGTATGAATTAACCATTTCAGGCCATGGAGAACCCTTGGAATAAATTCACGCTCAAACATGTGGCTGAATGGTCCATGACCAAGATCATGTAGTAGACCTACACACAACCAGCAAGCAAACAAGTGAATGGTAATGATGCAAGTAACAGAGCAATGTCAAACCAGTACATTAATTTACCAGCAATCTTGACAGTCTGTTTGTCAAAATTATCAATGTCAAGCTCCAGGCCCTAGAAAGATAGCATGAGTAAGTCCCTTATCTCAGTTAAAGATGTATAGTTACATTGACAAAACCATTTTCATTACTTGATGAGTCTTCAATCTGTTGATAGCTTCACTAGCCAGCCAATATACCCCAAGTGAATGCTCAAAGCGAGAATGCACAGCCCCAGGGTAGACCATGTATGACACTCCTATAcatacatatttatattaagAGAACAAAATGGGTCAGACAACAAAAGCCTGATCATAAAAGtccaaaatagaataaaataggactagaattgaaatattaaaatacTTGTAACTGCTAATATGATTAAGGAGAAGTTACTATTCAATGAGTTAACATACTGTGACATAATGAATCAATTTCAGATGCATCATTAAGAGACAGATTGTAAATTAGTGAATCAGGAAACAGCTAATCAGGATCCATATAAGTCAGCATATTTAGTCACTCCTTAGATTTAGGTTGAACCATAAGCCTTGTAACTAAGTGGTATGCCTCGCCATAAGGGTAAGGGACGGAGTTGATCCCCAATTCACCCACTTCTAACTCCAAATgaggaaaaaaataatagtactacttaaaatatcattttcCAGGCTCCTGATAATATTCTGGATTTTCagataaatttatatttaagaaaaaaCATGCAAGATAGAACACAGCCTCAATGGTATATCAAACTTACACAGCAACAGTTTACAAAACTCACCTAGCTGCTTCAAATCACgaagtctgcatcacaataagGAATTCGGTCAATAAcgaattgaaattgaattaaaaagtAATGTAGGTAATGAATCAGAACAGAGCCTATTTCTgcatgaggaaaaaatgacagAATAAGGAGGACCATTCATGACTTACCTCTGAAATTGTTCTGTGTCAATAAACTTCAACGAGAGCTGCAACCGGAAGGTGGAAAAAGATGAAAACGAGTATTAATAACTGGTTAGGATATGGGTGACTAACACATAAGACTTCCTACTAGATAGACCTGCATAAGAGCTAGATAATACATGTGTAACTGTAACATATAAATGTATGTCGTAATCTCACTAAGTTGCCTTATATTTGAACCTCAACTGTAGTCACACTAGCATTTTCTCACATCCTCTTACATTCAATTAAACCGAGCATATATGTGATAGCTATAGCAATACCGATGCTTATGTGCTTATGCATGAACGTGCATACAATCTGTGGCCAAAACTAATCCGAACAGTCTCCGGCCAATCATCTGCGCCAAATGTATGATTGTGTCTCATATCACTCAGATATACATACATATCATATATATAAACGAAAATCATAAATCATAACGGAAAATTCAAAGATCTCGGCTCCAGAAAGCGCAGTTTTACAGATACAACTTCCATCACACATTCACACGCAAAACGCAGCATTCAGGTGACAAAAAAACGCCAGAGATAGCAACAAACGCGATACAACAATTATTACTTCGATTCCCGCATAAACACAAATAGACGAACTAAATATCAACGTTTTAAACGCAATTTCGAATTCGCACTCTTCGAAAACGAAGATAGATGCTAGAGTATGCATAGcaacaaacaaacataaaaaactAACTGGAAGAGAAATTAAAACGTGCACGAAAGCTCAAGAGTACAGGATCGAGATAGATGTTGCCGTGAACGTTATCGTGGACGTGCTTCAGGAACCTTCTCTCGTCTCTGGAAGAAAGCGCGAGGCCATCGCTCGTGGCTTCCTTGAGGTAGTTAGCTCCCatgctctctttctctctttctgaAATTTTCGATTTCTGAAGCGAATAGAACAGAGCTTGCGACAGAAATTAGAAgttgaagagagagaaaaaataattgaaatgaaGGGGAAGGAGTATTTATGCTGGAATATTGGAATTTGGAGTGGTGCTTCAATCGTGGTGGTGATGCCGCCAAAAAGCTGTCCAATTGTTACTCACGTACGATACGACACTCTGAATTTGCAAGTTAGCCCTCGAGTTTCATTGTTCTACCATGACCTCCACAAAACTTGTTCTACCCCTTTTGGGTTTCTTGTACaatgttaaaaaataaaattatcacaCACCACATTATATAAAACATTGGTACAGTATATtccaaaaatattactacttcgTGTGTGTTAAACtgttaattactactactactactactacatactacttactatttataaaATTGATTTTCCTTAATTCTAGAGATTTGAGTAAAAAAccacttttttctttatataatACTGTACCTCTAAACAAACACTGCATATATAGTTTTAAttatatctaaacaaattatgcaccgAATAAAACAATGTAAATAAGTATTCAGAGGCAGCAAGACTGATCCCCGCGGAAAAGTCCCCAAAGATAGAGGTTGCCTTGGACGGCGGCAGATCAACGGAAGTGAAGAGCAGTAGCTCCGAGCCCATGACCTCCGCGCTGCTGCATCGTCGCGAATGAGATCAAACTCGTAGGCGGTCTCATGGTTGGGCACAGATGGGAAAAAGAATCATCATCGGTGGGGTCGAAACTCTTGGGCCACACCGACTCCCAATTGATCGACGCCGGAAGCCGCATCGCCACAGATCGAAACACAGGCCTTCAAATACCTCACAAGTAAATTCCAAGTCAGAGTAAACCACGAAACGCCCCACCCACGACGACCGAATCACAGGCTGCGCACATTCGCCGCAGGGATTAGGGATGGATTGAGATTGAGATGGTTCCCCAATTCCACATCCATAACCATAACACTCGTCGTCCGATTCTGGTTCCACAAAGATCCACACGAGTAATCACTATTCTCCATGCTCTCAACTAAATTCTCTCTCTGCTTTTTACTCAAGAATTCTCTTCAATAAAATTGATCGCAATTCGGTTTTCCTCAAGAATTTTGAATATGCGCTCTATATATAGATGAAGTAACCCTAACTTTGACTGGTCTTTGAAAGGAAAGTGATCTGTGGCTAGATCTTGGAAAGGAAAGTGGCGTGTGGCTAAATCTTGGAAGGCAAGAAATCACACATGTACGAAATTAATTAAGGCAACGGTATCAAGATGCATTTAATTATACCAACTGTCCTTGTGATTTTCTCGGTTCAGGTATATTTATTACGTATTACTATAAGCTA from Salvia splendens isolate huo1 chromosome 4, SspV2, whole genome shotgun sequence encodes the following:
- the LOC121798228 gene encoding deoxynucleoside triphosphate triphosphohydrolase SAMHD1 homolog isoform X3, which produces MVYPGAVHSRFEHSLGVYWLASEAINRLKTHQGLELDIDNFDKQTVKIAGLLHDLGHGPFSHMFEREFIPRVLHGLKWSHEEMSLKMIDYIVDEHNIDIESDFLKKVKEMIIASEKDEFKSSKEKKFLYDIVANGRNGIDVDKFDYIVRDSRACGLGCNFEYQRVLETMRVIDDEICYRAKEYLTIHKLFAARADLHRTVYMHAKVKAVELMLVDAMTKANDALQISSYINEPAQYWKLDDTIVKTIETSTSQDLKESRDLILRIRRRDLYQYCNEYSVPKENLEHFKSVTPQDIVCSQNSADATLNEEDIAVSNVRIDLTRGNNNPLNRISFFEDYDSTRKISICDGAISHLLPTSYEDMIVRVYTKKPHLVEAVAKAFENFQVKTYGVKTQVHETPTKTMKKRLRYHH
- the LOC121798228 gene encoding deoxynucleoside triphosphate triphosphohydrolase SAMHD1 homolog isoform X1, with translation MGANYLKEATSDGLALSSRDERRFLKHVHDNVHGNIYLDPVLLSFRLSLKFIDTEQFQRLRDLKQLGVSYMVYPGAVHSRFEHSLGVYWLASEAINRLKTHQGLELDIDNFDKQTVKIAGLLHDLGHGPFSHMFEREFIPRVLHGLKWSHEEMSLKMIDYIVDEHNIDIESDFLKKVKEMIIASEKDEFKSSKEKKFLYDIVANGRNGIDVDKFDYIVRDSRACGLGCNFEYQRVLETMRVIDDEICYRAKEYLTIHKLFAARADLHRTVYMHAKVKAVELMLVDAMTKANDALQISSYINEPAQYWKLDDTIVKTIETSTSQDLKESRDLILRIRRRDLYQYCNEYSVPKENLEHFKSVTPQDIVCSQNSADATLNEEDIAVSNVRIDLTRGNNNPLNRISFFEDYDSTRKISICDGAISHLLPTSYEDMIVRVYTKKPHLVEAVAKAFENFQVKTYGVKTQVHETPTKTMKKRLRYHH
- the LOC121798228 gene encoding deoxynucleoside triphosphate triphosphohydrolase SAMHD1 homolog isoform X2, producing MGANYLKEATSDGLALSSRDERRFLKHVHDNVHGNIYLDPLSLKFIDTEQFQRLRDLKQLGVSYMVYPGAVHSRFEHSLGVYWLASEAINRLKTHQGLELDIDNFDKQTVKIAGLLHDLGHGPFSHMFEREFIPRVLHGLKWSHEEMSLKMIDYIVDEHNIDIESDFLKKVKEMIIASEKDEFKSSKEKKFLYDIVANGRNGIDVDKFDYIVRDSRACGLGCNFEYQRVLETMRVIDDEICYRAKEYLTIHKLFAARADLHRTVYMHAKVKAVELMLVDAMTKANDALQISSYINEPAQYWKLDDTIVKTIETSTSQDLKESRDLILRIRRRDLYQYCNEYSVPKENLEHFKSVTPQDIVCSQNSADATLNEEDIAVSNVRIDLTRGNNNPLNRISFFEDYDSTRKISICDGAISHLLPTSYEDMIVRVYTKKPHLVEAVAKAFENFQVKTYGVKTQVHETPTKTMKKRLRYHH